A single region of the Streptomyces sp. NBC_00425 genome encodes:
- a CDS encoding FdhF/YdeP family oxidoreductase, with product MATKPPKADPVQDAPLVAEPKHAAAGLPAVGHSLRIAQQQMGVKRTALTLLRVNQKDGFDCPGCAWPEPEHRHTAEFCENGAKAVAEEATLRRVTPEFFAEHTVADLAGRSGYWLGQQGRLTHPMYLPEGADRYEPVTWERAFDIIAEESAALASPDEAVFYTSGRTSNEAAFLYQLFARELGTNNLPDCSNMCHESSGSALSETIGIGKGSVLLEDLHQADLIIVAGQNPGTNHPRMLSALEKAKAGGAKIISVNPLPEAGLERFKNPQTPQGMVKGAALTDLFLQIRIGGDQALFRLLNKLVLETDGALDEAFIAEHTHGFEEFADAARAADWDETLTATGLTRAQIEETLRMALASKRTIVCWAMGLTQHKHSVPTIREVVNFLLLRGNIGRPGAGVCPVRGHSNVQGDRTMGIFERPAPAFLDALEKEFGFAPPREHGFDVVGAIRALRDGEAKLFFAMGGNFVAASPDTDVTEAAMRRARLTVHVSTKLNRSHVVTGARALILPTLGRTERDLQAGGEQFVTVEDSMGMVHASRGRLAPAGARLLSEPAIVCRLARRVLGAASRTPWEEFEKDYGTIRDRIARVIPGFEDFNARVARPGGFTLPHAPRDERRFPTATGKANFTAAPVEYPRLPEGRLLLQTLRSHDQYNTTIYGLDDRYRGIRNGRRVVLVNAEDARAFGLAEGTYVDLVSEWRDGVERRAPGFRVVLYPTARGCAAAYYPETNVLVPLDATADTSNTPASKSVVVRLEQSATD from the coding sequence ATGGCAACGAAGCCGCCGAAGGCTGATCCGGTCCAGGACGCGCCGCTCGTCGCCGAGCCGAAACACGCGGCGGCGGGCCTGCCGGCCGTCGGACACTCCCTGCGGATCGCCCAGCAGCAGATGGGCGTGAAGCGCACCGCGCTGACGCTGCTGCGCGTCAACCAGAAGGACGGCTTCGACTGCCCCGGCTGCGCCTGGCCCGAGCCCGAACACCGGCACACCGCCGAGTTCTGCGAGAACGGCGCGAAGGCGGTCGCCGAGGAGGCGACCCTGCGCCGCGTCACCCCGGAGTTCTTCGCCGAGCACACCGTCGCCGACCTCGCCGGCCGCAGCGGCTACTGGCTCGGGCAGCAGGGACGCCTCACCCACCCCATGTACCTGCCCGAAGGCGCGGACCGCTACGAGCCGGTCACCTGGGAGCGCGCCTTCGACATCATCGCCGAGGAGAGCGCCGCCCTCGCCTCCCCCGACGAGGCCGTCTTCTACACCTCGGGCCGCACCAGCAACGAGGCCGCGTTCCTGTACCAGCTCTTCGCGCGCGAACTCGGCACGAACAACCTGCCGGACTGCTCCAACATGTGCCACGAGTCGTCCGGCTCGGCGCTGTCGGAGACCATCGGCATCGGCAAGGGCAGCGTCCTGCTCGAGGACCTCCACCAGGCCGACCTGATCATCGTCGCCGGGCAGAACCCGGGCACCAACCACCCGCGCATGCTCTCCGCGCTGGAGAAGGCCAAGGCGGGCGGCGCGAAGATCATCAGCGTCAACCCGCTGCCCGAGGCCGGCCTGGAGCGCTTCAAGAACCCGCAGACGCCACAGGGCATGGTCAAGGGCGCGGCGCTCACCGACCTGTTCCTGCAGATCCGCATCGGCGGCGACCAGGCCCTCTTCCGCCTCCTCAACAAACTCGTGCTGGAGACGGACGGCGCGCTCGACGAGGCGTTCATCGCCGAACACACCCACGGCTTCGAGGAGTTCGCCGACGCCGCCCGCGCCGCCGACTGGGACGAGACGCTCACCGCGACCGGCCTCACGCGCGCGCAGATCGAGGAAACCCTGCGCATGGCGCTCGCCTCGAAGCGCACCATCGTCTGCTGGGCCATGGGCCTCACCCAGCACAAGCACTCCGTGCCCACCATCCGCGAGGTCGTCAACTTCCTCCTGCTGCGCGGCAACATCGGCCGCCCGGGCGCGGGCGTGTGCCCGGTGCGCGGTCACTCCAACGTGCAGGGCGACCGCACCATGGGCATCTTCGAACGGCCCGCGCCGGCCTTCCTGGACGCCCTGGAGAAGGAGTTCGGCTTCGCGCCGCCGCGCGAGCACGGCTTCGACGTCGTAGGGGCCATACGCGCACTGCGCGACGGCGAGGCGAAGCTGTTCTTCGCCATGGGCGGCAACTTCGTGGCGGCCTCCCCCGACACCGACGTCACCGAGGCGGCCATGCGGCGCGCCCGGCTGACCGTGCACGTGTCGACGAAGCTGAACCGCTCGCACGTCGTCACGGGCGCGCGCGCCCTGATCCTGCCGACGCTGGGCCGCACGGAGCGCGATCTGCAGGCCGGCGGCGAGCAGTTCGTGACGGTGGAGGACTCCATGGGCATGGTGCACGCCTCCCGGGGCCGCCTCGCGCCCGCCGGCGCACGACTGCTGTCCGAGCCCGCCATCGTCTGCCGCCTCGCGCGCCGGGTCCTCGGCGCGGCCAGCCGGACGCCGTGGGAGGAGTTCGAGAAGGACTACGGGACGATCCGTGACCGCATCGCGCGCGTGATCCCCGGCTTCGAGGACTTCAACGCGCGCGTGGCCCGGCCGGGCGGCTTCACCCTGCCGCACGCCCCGCGCGACGAGCGCCGCTTCCCCACCGCCACCGGCAAGGCCAACTTCACGGCCGCGCCGGTCGAGTACCCCCGGCTGCCCGAGGGCCGTCTGCTGCTGCAGACGCTGCGCTCGCACGACCAGTACAACACCACGATCTACGGCCTCGACGACCGCTACCGGGGCATCAGGAACGGCCGCCGGGTCGTCCTCGTCAACGCCGAGGACGCGCGGGCGTTCGGCCTCGCGGAGGGCACGTACGTGGACCTGGTGAGCGAGTGGCGGGACGGCGTGGAGCGGCGCGCCCCCGGCTTCCGCGTGGTGCTCTACCCGACCGCGAGGGGCTGCGCGGCCGCGTACTACCCGGAGACCAACGTGCTGGTCCCGCTGGACGCCACCGCGGACACCAGCAACACGCCCGCCAGCAAGTCCGTCGTGGTCCGTCTGGAACAATCGGCGACCGACTGA
- the polA gene encoding DNA polymerase I, with product MAETASKKTETPSGASRPRLMLMDGHSLAYRAFFALPAENFTTATGQPTNAIYGFASMLANTLRDEAPTHFAVAFDVSRKTWRSEEFTEYKANRSKTPDEFKGQVELIGELLDAMHVSRFAVDGFEADDVIATLTTQAEAAGFEVLIVTGDRDSFQLVSEHTTVLYPTKGVSELTRFTPEKVFEKYALTPAQYPDFAALRGDPSDNLPGIPGVGEKTAAKWINQFGSFAELVERVEEVKGKAGQNLRDHLESVKLNRRLTEMVRDVELPGSVTDLERAPYDRTAVAMILDTLEIRNPSLRERLLAVDPGGQEAEAAPVITGGVELDGTVLGAGELAGWLAEHGTQTLGVATVDAWALGAGSVTEIALAAAGGAAAWFDPTELDEAEENAWAAWLAAADRPKVLHDAKGVMRVFAEHGWSVAGVFMDTALAAYLVKPGRRSFDLDALSLEYLGRELAPAAAADGQLAFGTDDGAEAEALMVQARTIVDLGESFRGRLEEVGAADLLRDMELPTSALLARMERHGIAADRAHLEAMEQMFAGAVQQAVKEAHAAAGHEFNLGSPKQLQEVLFGELGLPKTKKTKTGFTTDADALAWLAGQTDNELPVVMLRHREQAKLRVTVEGLIKTIAADGRIHTTFNQTVAATGRLSSTDPNLQNIPVRTDEGRAIRRGFVVGEGFESLMTADYSQIELRVMAHLSEDAGLIEAFTSGEDLHTTAASQVFGVERDAVDAEMRRKIKAMSYGLAYGLSAFGLSQQLNIEAGEARALMDAYFERFGGVRDYLRRAVDEARATGYTATLFGRRRYLPDLNSDNRQRREAAERMALNAPIQGTAADIVKIAMLKVDTALRAADLTSRMLLQVHDEIVLEIAPGERAAVEELVRREMAGAVQLRAPLDVSVGAGTDWESAAH from the coding sequence GTGGCAGAGACAGCATCGAAGAAGACCGAGACCCCCTCCGGCGCAAGCCGTCCGCGCCTGATGCTCATGGACGGGCACTCGCTGGCCTACCGCGCGTTCTTCGCGCTGCCCGCGGAGAACTTCACCACCGCGACGGGCCAGCCCACCAACGCGATCTACGGCTTCGCGTCGATGCTCGCCAACACACTGCGTGACGAGGCGCCCACGCACTTCGCGGTAGCGTTCGACGTCTCCCGCAAGACGTGGCGTTCCGAGGAGTTCACCGAGTACAAGGCGAACCGCTCCAAGACGCCCGACGAGTTCAAGGGGCAGGTCGAGCTGATCGGCGAACTGCTCGACGCGATGCACGTCTCCCGCTTCGCGGTGGACGGCTTCGAGGCCGACGACGTCATCGCCACCCTGACCACCCAGGCCGAGGCCGCGGGTTTCGAGGTGCTGATCGTCACCGGCGACCGCGACTCCTTCCAGCTGGTCTCCGAGCACACCACCGTGCTGTATCCGACGAAGGGCGTCTCGGAGCTGACCCGGTTCACCCCGGAGAAGGTCTTCGAGAAGTACGCGTTGACGCCGGCGCAGTACCCCGACTTCGCTGCCCTGCGCGGCGACCCGTCCGACAACCTCCCGGGCATCCCCGGCGTCGGCGAGAAGACGGCCGCGAAGTGGATCAACCAGTTCGGCTCGTTCGCGGAACTCGTCGAGCGCGTCGAGGAGGTCAAGGGCAAGGCCGGGCAGAACCTGCGCGACCACCTCGAATCGGTCAAGCTCAACCGCCGCCTCACCGAGATGGTCCGCGACGTCGAGCTGCCGGGGTCGGTCACCGACCTGGAGCGTGCCCCGTACGACCGCACGGCCGTCGCGATGATCCTCGACACCCTGGAGATCAGGAACCCGTCGCTGCGTGAGCGGCTGCTCGCCGTCGACCCGGGCGGCCAGGAGGCCGAGGCCGCCCCGGTGATCACCGGCGGTGTGGAACTGGACGGCACGGTGCTGGGCGCGGGCGAGCTGGCCGGCTGGCTCGCCGAGCACGGCACGCAGACCCTGGGCGTGGCCACCGTCGACGCCTGGGCGCTGGGCGCCGGTTCGGTCACCGAGATCGCCCTCGCCGCCGCCGGGGGAGCGGCCGCCTGGTTCGACCCGACGGAACTCGACGAGGCGGAGGAGAACGCGTGGGCGGCCTGGCTCGCCGCCGCCGACCGCCCCAAGGTGCTGCACGACGCGAAGGGCGTCATGCGGGTCTTCGCCGAGCACGGCTGGTCCGTCGCCGGCGTCTTCATGGACACCGCCCTCGCCGCCTACCTGGTCAAGCCTGGCCGTCGCTCCTTCGACCTGGACGCGCTGTCCCTGGAGTACCTGGGCCGTGAACTGGCGCCGGCCGCCGCGGCCGACGGCCAGCTCGCCTTCGGCACGGACGACGGCGCCGAGGCCGAGGCGCTCATGGTGCAGGCCCGCACGATCGTGGACCTCGGCGAATCCTTCCGCGGCCGTCTGGAGGAGGTCGGCGCGGCGGACCTCCTGCGCGACATGGAGCTGCCGACGTCGGCCCTCCTGGCCCGCATGGAGCGGCACGGCATCGCGGCCGACCGGGCCCATCTGGAGGCCATGGAGCAGATGTTCGCGGGTGCGGTCCAGCAGGCCGTGAAGGAGGCGCACGCGGCCGCCGGCCACGAATTCAACCTGGGGTCGCCCAAGCAGCTCCAGGAGGTCCTGTTCGGCGAACTGGGCCTGCCCAAGACGAAGAAGACCAAGACCGGCTTCACCACCGACGCCGACGCGCTGGCCTGGCTCGCCGGCCAGACGGACAACGAGCTGCCGGTCGTCATGCTCCGCCACCGCGAGCAGGCGAAGCTCCGTGTCACCGTCGAGGGCCTGATCAAGACGATCGCCGCGGACGGCCGTATCCACACGACGTTCAACCAGACGGTCGCCGCGACGGGCCGTCTGTCGTCCACCGACCCCAACCTGCAGAACATCCCCGTCCGCACTGACGAGGGCCGGGCGATCCGCCGCGGGTTCGTCGTCGGCGAGGGCTTCGAGTCGCTGATGACAGCCGACTACAGCCAGATCGAACTGCGCGTGATGGCCCACCTCTCCGAGGACGCGGGTCTCATCGAGGCGTTCACCTCCGGCGAGGACCTGCACACCACGGCCGCCTCCCAGGTGTTCGGCGTCGAGCGGGACGCGGTGGACGCGGAGATGCGCCGCAAGATCAAGGCCATGTCGTACGGGCTGGCGTACGGGCTGTCGGCGTTCGGCCTGTCCCAGCAGCTGAACATCGAGGCCGGCGAGGCCCGCGCCCTGATGGACGCCTACTTCGAACGCTTCGGCGGAGTACGGGACTACCTGCGGCGCGCCGTCGACGAGGCGCGGGCGACCGGCTACACGGCGACCCTGTTCGGCCGCCGCCGCTATCTGCCCGACCTCAACAGCGACAACCGTCAGCGTCGCGAGGCGGCCGAGCGCATGGCCCTCAACGCGCCCATCCAGGGCACGGCGGCGGACATCGTCAAGATCGCCATGCTCAAGGTGGACACCGCGCTGCGGGCGGCGGACCTCACGTCGCGCATGCTGCTCCAGGTCCACGACGAAATCGTCCTGGAGATCGCCCCGGGCGAGCGCGCGGCCGTGGAGGAGCTGGTCCGCCGCGAGATGGCCGGGGCCGTCCAGCTCAGGGCCCCTCTCGACGTGTCGGTCGGCGCGGGCACGGACTGGGAGTCGGCGGCGCACTGA
- a CDS encoding DUF4184 family protein, with protein MPFTLSHAAAVLPAVRTDGSGRGRLVPAVLVAGSFAPDLTYYAASVLPEAMEFGDVTHSFPGVFTVDVPLAWALVGLWLLVREPLVALLPRARQGRTAALTRCGAPRARARASTALWWYVSAVVGALTHVVWDAFTHLDRWGMRLFPVLGEKIAGSPLYWYLQYGGSAVAAVVIAAFLVRAVRRTPDAEPAGVAVLSAADRWWAAAVIGCCALVAAVRRATRWWDYWGARDAKPWELVPTVCFGAGSGLVLGVLVYAVGVRVWRPAAPGGPAGEPEPTEVSVGGHRPQAR; from the coding sequence TTGCCGTTCACTCTGAGTCATGCCGCGGCCGTGCTGCCCGCCGTGCGCACCGACGGCTCCGGCCGCGGACGGCTGGTGCCGGCCGTTCTCGTGGCGGGGTCGTTCGCCCCCGACCTCACCTACTACGCGGCGAGCGTCCTGCCCGAGGCCATGGAGTTCGGCGACGTCACGCACTCCTTCCCCGGCGTGTTCACGGTCGACGTGCCGCTGGCGTGGGCGCTCGTGGGGCTGTGGCTGCTGGTGCGCGAACCGCTGGTCGCGCTGCTGCCGCGCGCCCGGCAGGGCCGGACCGCCGCACTGACCCGTTGCGGAGCGCCCCGCGCGCGTGCCCGTGCGTCCACCGCCCTGTGGTGGTACGTGTCGGCGGTGGTCGGCGCGCTGACCCACGTGGTGTGGGACGCGTTCACACACCTCGACCGCTGGGGCATGCGGTTGTTCCCCGTGCTCGGCGAGAAGATCGCCGGCTCGCCCCTGTACTGGTATCTGCAGTACGGCGGGTCTGCGGTCGCTGCGGTCGTGATCGCCGCGTTCCTGGTGCGCGCGGTGCGCCGGACGCCCGATGCCGAGCCGGCGGGGGTCGCGGTGCTGTCGGCTGCGGACCGGTGGTGGGCCGCCGCCGTGATCGGCTGCTGCGCGCTGGTCGCAGCGGTGCGGCGGGCGACGCGCTGGTGGGACTACTGGGGTGCGCGCGACGCGAAGCCGTGGGAGCTCGTCCCGACGGTGTGTTTCGGCGCGGGATCGGGGCTGGTGCTGGGGGTGCTGGTGTACGCCGTCGGCGTGCGGGTGTGGCGTCCGGCCGCCCCCGGTGGGCCCGCCGGGGAACCGGAGCCGACGGAGGTCAGCGTGGGAGGACACCGTCCCCAGGCTCGGTGA
- a CDS encoding lytic transglycosylase domain-containing protein, with amino-acid sequence MSAHFGTRLRKGAVNTTVAALAVAALAASQAPDVTADTQGRRTAADTPAAENGADPGTDGSATGNSPYYTDLPPLHSPNPAPTQSSATTPAGAGTGEAGIPATVLDAYKKAEAQLAQAKPGCNLPWQLLAAIGKVESGQARGGNVTADGTTVSPILGPVLNGSGFANIRDTDNGAYDGDSTFDRAVGPMQFIPSTWAWAGRDGNADGKKDPNNIYDAALAAGHYLCRYGWDMATTSGMRTAILSYNNSTDYLNTVLSWLEYYRKGSHEIPDGTGTVPTDRSDDYTPSSPSVPMTPGTPSVPSTPGTPTKPSTPGKPTKPSKPTKPTPTPTPAPTPTETVHHLEAAGPAKITAMAGDVYTDRVSARAETAAGKAVAKVRIRFTIVGDTDAEFTGGESVATIVTDSKGIALAPTLQAGEKSGAFTVRATVLGRTLSALDYAATVTPRAADALARTGDAALTCTAGGQFAAPVEVKATYKGAAADKVAATATLVKSADDPTTNDKGPYFKDAAGNPVRTLDLQTDADGLLRLPQLYADDTAGVYLLRITTTGGAVLTVELTVTAAETSTPTPAPVESEPEATPSAS; translated from the coding sequence ATGTCGGCGCACTTCGGCACAAGGCTGCGCAAGGGAGCGGTCAACACGACCGTGGCCGCACTGGCGGTGGCGGCTCTGGCCGCGTCCCAGGCACCGGACGTCACTGCCGACACCCAGGGCAGACGGACCGCCGCTGACACCCCCGCCGCCGAGAACGGCGCGGACCCGGGCACGGACGGCAGCGCCACCGGCAACTCGCCGTACTACACGGACCTGCCGCCCCTGCACAGCCCCAACCCGGCGCCGACCCAGAGCTCCGCCACCACTCCGGCGGGCGCCGGCACCGGTGAGGCCGGCATCCCCGCGACCGTCCTCGACGCCTACAAGAAGGCCGAGGCCCAGCTGGCGCAGGCCAAGCCGGGCTGCAACCTGCCCTGGCAACTCCTCGCCGCCATCGGCAAGGTCGAGTCGGGCCAGGCGCGCGGCGGCAACGTCACCGCCGACGGCACGACCGTCTCGCCGATCCTCGGACCGGTCCTCAACGGCAGCGGCTTCGCCAACATCAGGGACACCGACAACGGCGCCTACGACGGCGACAGCACCTTCGACCGCGCCGTGGGCCCCATGCAGTTCATCCCGTCCACCTGGGCGTGGGCGGGCCGCGACGGCAACGCCGACGGCAAGAAGGACCCCAACAACATCTACGACGCCGCACTCGCCGCCGGCCACTACCTGTGCCGCTACGGCTGGGACATGGCGACGACGTCCGGGATGCGCACCGCGATCCTCAGCTACAACAACTCCACGGACTACCTGAACACCGTCCTGTCGTGGCTGGAGTACTACCGCAAGGGCTCGCACGAGATCCCCGACGGCACCGGCACCGTGCCGACCGACCGCAGCGACGACTACACGCCGTCCTCGCCGTCCGTCCCGATGACGCCCGGCACGCCGTCGGTCCCGAGCACGCCCGGCACGCCGACGAAGCCGTCCACGCCGGGTAAGCCGACGAAGCCGTCCAAGCCCACCAAGCCGACCCCGACGCCCACGCCGGCCCCCACACCGACCGAGACGGTCCACCACCTCGAGGCCGCGGGCCCGGCGAAGATCACCGCCATGGCGGGCGACGTCTACACGGACCGCGTCAGCGCCCGGGCGGAGACGGCGGCCGGCAAGGCCGTCGCCAAGGTGAGGATCCGCTTCACGATCGTGGGCGACACCGACGCCGAGTTCACCGGCGGCGAGAGCGTCGCCACGATCGTCACCGACAGCAAGGGCATCGCCCTCGCGCCCACCCTCCAGGCGGGCGAGAAGAGCGGCGCCTTCACCGTCCGCGCCACCGTCCTCGGTCGTACGCTGTCCGCCCTCGACTACGCGGCCACCGTCACCCCCCGGGCCGCCGACGCCCTCGCCCGCACCGGTGACGCCGCACTCACCTGCACCGCCGGCGGCCAGTTCGCCGCGCCCGTCGAGGTGAAGGCCACGTACAAGGGGGCGGCGGCGGACAAGGTCGCGGCCACGGCCACCCTGGTCAAGTCGGCCGACGACCCGACCACGAACGACAAGGGCCCCTACTTCAAGGACGCGGCCGGCAACCCCGTCCGCACCCTGGACCTGCAGACGGACGCCGACGGCCTGCTGCGGCTGCCCCAGCTGTACGCGGACGACACCGCCGGCGTCTACCTGCTGCGCATCACCACCACCGGCGGAGCCGTCCTCACGGTCGAACTGACCGTCACGGCCGCCGAGACGTCGACGCCGACCCCCGCACCCGTGGAGTCGGAGCCGGAGGCGACGCCCTCCGCCTCGTAG
- a CDS encoding SPW_0924 family protein, with translation MRALIAAATGLALALALVFTLTAVGAPAGRTSPKPLLTTVPAHP, from the coding sequence ATGCGCGCTCTGATCGCCGCCGCGACCGGCCTCGCCCTCGCGCTCGCCCTGGTGTTCACCCTCACCGCGGTCGGCGCCCCGGCCGGACGGACCTCCCCGAAACCCCTCCTGACGACCGTCCCCGCCCACCCCTGA
- a CDS encoding DUF3068 domain-containing protein, whose translation MRRKTSLILLALAVFFAALSPLMRWYAFPRLAKIPANEYQTMVLEARNATLLDYASLTARTVPKVTIVQTLRGDVEASEKIEKTAGRDVVVWDGLSYVQGPDGKMVSEVPERYIFDAHTQEPVHATGEMVDGDPVRRKGIEFKWPFLTEKRDYEYFDAQTRTSAPIHYRGTRTFRGLKVYYFEQTVPWTQVAMPKTMPVKGITPADIAKTGTTRWYTTVRKFWVEPVTGAPVNGEEIHQEELRGGTLLGGRAKVTAFAGHVKMREDYIDHTVSVVKANRTLVLLLTSYLPWGFLLPAVLLLSLSLCLEARARRPRPPAPAAPAAPQPVTA comes from the coding sequence ATGCGCCGCAAGACAAGCCTGATCCTGCTCGCCCTCGCCGTGTTCTTCGCGGCGCTCTCCCCGCTGATGCGCTGGTACGCCTTCCCGCGCCTGGCCAAGATCCCCGCGAACGAGTACCAGACGATGGTCCTCGAGGCCAGGAACGCCACCCTCCTCGACTACGCCAGCCTGACCGCCCGCACCGTCCCCAAGGTCACCATCGTGCAGACCCTCAGGGGCGACGTCGAAGCCTCCGAGAAGATCGAGAAGACGGCCGGCCGGGACGTCGTCGTCTGGGACGGCCTGTCCTACGTCCAGGGACCCGACGGCAAGATGGTCTCCGAGGTCCCCGAGCGCTACATCTTCGACGCCCACACCCAGGAACCCGTCCACGCCACCGGCGAGATGGTCGACGGCGACCCCGTCCGCCGCAAGGGCATCGAGTTCAAGTGGCCCTTCCTGACGGAGAAGCGCGACTACGAGTACTTCGACGCCCAGACCCGCACCAGCGCCCCCATCCACTACCGGGGCACCCGGACCTTCCGCGGCCTGAAGGTCTACTACTTCGAGCAGACCGTCCCCTGGACCCAGGTCGCCATGCCCAAAACGATGCCGGTCAAGGGCATCACCCCGGCGGACATCGCCAAGACCGGCACCACCCGCTGGTACACCACGGTCCGCAAGTTCTGGGTCGAGCCCGTCACCGGAGCACCCGTCAACGGCGAGGAGATCCACCAGGAGGAACTGCGCGGCGGCACCCTCCTCGGCGGCCGCGCCAAGGTCACCGCGTTCGCCGGACACGTCAAGATGCGTGAGGACTACATCGACCACACGGTGTCCGTCGTCAAGGCCAACCGCACCCTGGTCCTGCTGCTGACCTCCTACCTGCCGTGGGGCTTCCTCCTGCCGGCCGTCCTGCTCCTGTCGCTCTCTCTCTGCCTGGAGGCCCGCGCCCGCCGCCCCCGGCCGCCCGCGCCCGCCGCCCCCGCCGCACCACAGCCGGTCACCGCCTGA